TCTGGCGGTGGCGCTTCGGTTGATCCGGTGGCGTTCCTCGTTATCAAGGGCGACGATGTACGCATCATGCCGATTACAAAGGACAGTTCCCTCGTTTCGAAGGTGATGGATATTGTTCCTGATGTTATGAACAAATTTACCGGCAAGAAGCCGCTGAACGACGTCTAGTCGCGTCAAGTTTTTGTTATTTGCTTAGCTCGCTGCGTGCGGGCTTTTTTAATTGGAAATAATCCGATAGTTATTTGAAGGATTGAATGGATACTCCTGACTGTAAGGTTGGGGGCGTTTTTTTTGAAAAAGAATGAAATTGGTTTAAATAAGAAATTTTTTGGTTTGTTTTTCCTTTGATCTGTTTTTAAGTAAAATTGAAAAATTTTTGAGAACATTTTATTACGCAAGGTATTCTCTTGATAAGCTATAAATAATATAAAACTTTGCGTTTTCTATTGACATACTCAATTTTAGAGAGTATCTTTGTTGATGTAAAAAAGAGAATGGAACAGCTTTTGGGTATGTGATGATTAGGAATTTTGAGAACGTCTGAGTGTCTTAATCCATTCTCTTAGTTTCGCAAGGTGAATTGGTGCATTTTGCGAAGCGCCCGGCACGGGGTTATACGTGCCACCAAATCCTCCTCCAAGGCGCCGTAATGGCGTACTCCTAACACAAAAAATAGGACCCCCTCATGAATGTGAGGGGGTTCTTCATTTTATAGTTCGGCGGCGTTTTTAAATATGTCTTGCCCGCTGTTTTACTGTCATACCCGCCTTTGCCATCCCGGACTCCGTTCCGGGTGGGAATCTCCCTTAAACGAAAAAGCCCCGGCCCTATGGCCGGGACCTTCTCAAATATGTCATAGAGATTCCGGGGCAAGCCCGAAATGACGTTGTTTAGCCTTAAAACGTTGGACTTTCGCTTTCGCTCAAGTCCAAGTTCTTGGGCTAATTACCCAAGAACTTTCTTTTCGAAGTCGCCGAGGCAGTCGACGAGGGCCTGCACGCCTTCGACCGGCATAGCGTTGTAGATCGAAGCACGGAAGCCACCCACGGAGCGGTGACCCTTGAGCTGCTGGAGGCCACGGGCCTTAGCGAATTCGAGGAATTCCTTGGCGAGATCGTCAGCCTTGTCGGCGGCAACCACGTCCTTGTTGAACACGAACGGAACGTTCATGATGGAGCGGTCTTCCTTGGCGGCGGTACCGACGAACACCTTGGAAGCGTCGAGGGCGCTGTAAAGGAGAGCAGCCTTGGAACGGTTCACCTTTTCGATAGCGTCTACGCCACCGAAATCCTTGAGCCACTTGAGGGTGCGGTTCATCACGTACACGGCGAATACCGGAGGAGTGTTGAACATGTTGGCTGCGTCAATGTGGGTCTGGAAGTTGAGCATGGTCGGGATGGTGCGGTTCACCTTTCCGAGGAGGCCCTTCTTGATGATCGTCACAGTCACACCAGCGCAGCTGATGTTCTTCTGAGCGCCGCCGTACACAACGCCGAAATCAGACACGTTGATTTTGCGAGCGAGGAAGTCGGAGCTCACGTCAGCCATGAGGAAACCAGACTTCGGCTTCGGGAAGTTGTGCCATTCCGTACCGTAGATCGTGTTGTTGGCGGTCACGTGGAGGTAAGTCGCGTTGTCGCTGAGCTTGAGGTTCTTGTCGATGCGGCTGTAAGTTTCAGACTTGGTGTCGCAAGCGGCGAGAGCGTTACCGAACTGCTTAGCTTCCTTGTAAGCCTTGTTTGCCCAAACACCGGTCAAAGCATAGTCGGCCGTAGCGTTCTGGTC
This genomic interval from Fibrobacter succinogenes contains the following:
- the serC gene encoding 3-phosphoserine/phosphohydroxythreonine transaminase; protein product: MANKVYNFSAGPSVLPEQALKEASAACIDFENSGISILSMSHRSKPIENMFAQTEQYLRELMGIPEDYDIVFLGGGCSLLFCMLPMNFLDQNATADYALTGVWANKAYKEAKQFGNALAACDTKSETYSRIDKNLKLSDNATYLHVTANNTIYGTEWHNFPKPKSGFLMADVSSDFLARKINVSDFGVVYGGAQKNISCAGVTVTIIKKGLLGKVNRTIPTMLNFQTHIDAANMFNTPPVFAVYVMNRTLKWLKDFGGVDAIEKVNRSKAALLYSALDASKVFVGTAAKEDRSIMNVPFVFNKDVVAADKADDLAKEFLEFAKARGLQQLKGHRSVGGFRASIYNAMPVEGVQALVDCLGDFEKKVLG